Part of the Drosophila pseudoobscura strain MV-25-SWS-2005 chromosome 2, UCI_Dpse_MV25, whole genome shotgun sequence genome, ACATTTAGACCATTAAATGTTTCAGTTGTCAGTTCCAAAATTCATTTTCTATAGCCTCAACACTAAACCGGTATTTCTGATAAAATTTTTAATGGTGtaacaattaattaatttaattgtttttgtaaTGCATTCACTCTTTAGActgtattttaattattttgtttaatattttatgtCCACTTATGATCTGAAACTATTTAAATCACTTGGGaaactatgtatgtattttcaaaCTAACATTTTTCACTGCGGGTTCCTTGTGTTATATTTGGAATATCCTTGCGCACTTATTACCTTGCGACCTCTAACCGTAAGCTGTTCGATGAACCGTGACACGCAACTTTCTCGAGGCAAACGCTGAAACGAACTGAACGGAGGACGCTACACCGcaccgtgtccgtgtccgtgtccgtggctGGTTGGAGCGGTGTCGCAGTCACCTGTCGCAATGCGAAGAAGCCAATGGAAGCCGCCACCCACCACTCCTCGAGGTCAGCCACCCAGCTCACCCACTTTTGGCCTGGAGAGATGCCCATGGCCCGTGcggctctctctcgcacacagcTGCGGAATCCTGAGCGGCCGGCTCTGGGATTCGTCCGCCGTTCGCATAGCTTGACAATCCCACCCTCAGGCGCCCACGCAGACGGAGGGCGCATGCGCCGACACGCCCCTGAAGGAACGTGCGGCTCTGTTGGAGCCgaggagggggcgggggctggcTGCCCAGCTGCTGGCATCTGTTGCTCTGCTCGGGCAGCGCCCATTGGCAGCAGGGCAGCATGCAgggaagagcagagcagagcagagcattgATGGCCaagccatgccacgcctccgaaaaccagaaaccagaatGGAATGtcattcaattgaaaatgaagAATTTCATTGCAGTGCATTGGAGTTTtacccacccccacccccccacaccTACAATTATATGGGAGGATGCGGATGAGGAGTTTATGGGACAGGTGATTGAGCCTTTTGTTGCCTTGCTACCTGTGCTTtgttcctctctctctatctttctctctctttagcTCTCtctcgtcatcgtcatcatcatcttcatcatcatggTCATCTTTGTTCAGACATTTTAAGAACCAAAGGATTCTTTTTGTggttttgaaattttaatgtaGCTTCCCCGCTGCGACTGAGTTTTCCAAAATGGCGTCAGCTATGAAAAAAATCAACTTGAAGAAGTTTGTCTTAGCCAGGGCTGGAAAGTACATTGCTATTGAAGGTCCAAACCATGGaacatattattatttttagatCATgacattttaaataattttcaataatCTGAGTAAAACCTCTCTGGTGTTTCCACCCCCTGGTCCTAAGATCTAGTGTGGTCCATACCCGTGGATGTGGTTTGGAATAAAATATGCTTAAATTAAGACAGatttgaaaatatattaaaagttCACAAAACGCCGGCTCATTCATAGACTTCCAACCCTGGTTTCGCGTGTTTGAAGGGAAAAGCTTCCAAGCTGTAGTCCGTACGAGTACATGGTACTACGATATCTAGAAGCCTTACAATATATTCTCCATGCTAAATGGCTTGGAGAATAGATATTTTTTCAAGGGTATATGCAACAGACCagtttttttattgaatattgaaaataatgaATACATCTAACAAAGGAGACCAAAAAGATAATCATgtgttaaaaatatataacttCTGGGTTGCCTTGTCTTACTTAAAACTTTACTGATTCACTATAAAGTGTTACCAAAGTTCTGGTTCACTCGCTGGCTCCAATTTATTCAGCCCATCGCAGCCCTGGCTTCGACTGCAACTGAATGCAATTAATTAGagaaaaaacttaattaaattgttgcGTCGGGACACCAGCAACACAGCGCAGGCCCGAACACAATTCCGACTAATAAACAGAACAggaatttaattataaacttttataTCCTGCCGCACAGCCGAAAACACAGCCTTTCCTCTTTCCCACATCCCAATGGAAGGAAAagacagcaaaaaaaagagatcGGTTCATTAAGTTTTTAGATTTGCACAGATTTTCTGGAGCAACGAGGTCAACAGGTAACACTTTGTGGCTTTTCCCTGGCCGTCGGCTAATTGCCAGTTCGTCAGGGGCTCATTAGCATAGCTGGGGCCTTTGTGAGATGCTCAACCGTTATTCCTGCCTCCTGTTCCTGACACTTGTCTAAGGAAATGTTCTTGACGAGAATGAAAAACATTTTCCGCTCATTTGCATGAAGATTTCATGGGCTAATTGGCCGAGTTGTCGCCGTTGCTGTAAACATGTTCAAGTGTCGAATTACACACGTAACAATTCAGGGCATCATCATCCCCCTGCTACCCATCGACCGCAACACGTTGCATGCCACCCCGTAGCCTCGAACGGGGAGGGTGGGTTCGTTTGGCCTCATGTGCTGCCTGACTTGCGGTCTGCGGTGTCTGTTTACATAGCGAGGGTTGGGTAATGGGCTCTTAATTAGGCTCATATGATGATGATCTTTGGCAACGGATTTGCGATATGTTTGCTCAACGGATTTACAAGTGAAGTAAGTGCAGATAATATCCTAGTTGTGCGCCATCGATCGAATGTGATTAATAAACGAAAGacttttcattaaaattaaatgggCTTAATAATATTACATTAGTTCTTTGATTTCTTAGCATTTTTGAAGGCTATTTCCAGCTGTTGATACACATTTTTCCATTAATAATCTATCAAGCTCTAATatacaaagaaaaatataatactCCCCATTTTACGTATAAGTAGAGATCAGATATCAGATGATCAGATAATGACGGAACATTTTGagcataaatacataaataccGATTATACCTGAACATATCACATATTTCCGatgttaaatatttcaacaatAGTCTATAAACACACCTCCACACTTAGCTCGTATAACATGACCTATAGAGGATTAAAAGGAtaatatttctttttgttcgtTGATCTCTCAACGATCGTATCCCAAGTTGATTTCGAAAAAGAACTCGATTTCGCCGCGCCAGATGCCTTCGGTAGCTATAACAATCAATAGCTTGTAGAATCCCATAGGAACAGGTAGTTTATTCAACATTTGGTCATTCAGCACCATTCTATGTATGATGATATCGTGCTGCACGGGGAATAAGGAATGAAATGTTGAAGTAAACTGAGTGCAAACGATTCCCCAGTTACTTACATTGTAGGGGCAGCTGTGGTTAAAGTTGCTGAAGTTTCGTAAAGGATCGTACATTAAGTTGAAGAACGGAAAGCGTTTCTTGTGCTTGAAGAAGTCACAGACATCCACGCTGATATTGTAAAAACTGGGCCGATAACCATTGAATCGTCGGAACGTAGTCacctgaaactgaaactcaaGGCCTGTCAACTTCTTCAATTCTCATGACCAACTTACATACGGCGACATACTTTTACTCTTTTGATGGGAAACTGTTTCCCTTGTAAATGCATATTGAGTCCCACAATTCCTCGACCTAGAATTTTAAGCTCGCATTTCGCGAACTCGCAATAAGATTTCTCGTAGCACTTGCACTTGAAATTTTTGAACTTAAAAAGACTATCCGAGCAGTCGAGTATCAGGATCATAGCAACAAATCTCAACACTTGGATCGGAATGCTTGGGACCCTCATTGTTGAGGCCCAATTCTGTAAATGGACGacgacatcatcatcataattttCATCATCGGAGCTTGAattgtttttatacccttcAACAGGGTCTAAATGTCGTTCACATTGGTTGATATATGCCTATATTTTTATACCAGACactcaaaaagagtataggggtatattagatatGTTGGGAAAATGGATGTTTGTCACGGCCAGAAGCgcttccgaccccataaagtatatataatcttgatcagcatcaatagccgagtcgattgagtcaTGTTTGTCAGACTGATCGTCAGAGTGatcgcctagtgctcagagactataagagctagagcaacgaaattttgtatccagactcaaAGAAGAATTATGAATAGGTCCAAGTGACCGAATGATCTTCGAATATCGAGAGTATATAAAATTCGCTGCCTGTTTTTTTGTCCAGAAGAGTAATTCGATGCATCTTTTGAAGGGTATTTCCAGCtgttaatataaatttttcaaTCAATAATCTATCAATCTCtaatttacaaacaaaaatatattactCCCCATTTTACGTATGAGTGGTTTAGTAAATATGTAGTTTATTTATCAGAAAAGAACACTGTAAAGGCATCAGTGCCTCATTAAATTCTGATCAGATAATGATGATACAATAATGATTTCCAATGTAAAAGTTTTCACCAATAGTTCATAAGCACACCTTACACCTATCCAACATCAAGACGTCCTCTATCAAAAAGGATTTTCTTAATGATTTTGCCGTTTGTTGTTTGATATGTCATCGATCGTATCCCAAGTTGACTTCTACATACGCCTCAACTTCGCCGCGCCAAATTCCTTCGGTAGCTACAGCAACCAATAGCTTGTAGAATCCATTAGGAACAGGCATCCTGCTAATCATTTCATCGTTAAGCACCATTCGATCAATAATGATATCATCCTGCACGGGGGATTCAAAAATGAGCCTTAAAGTTAGTAATTTCATACGATTCCTCCACATACATTGTAGGGACAGCTGTGGTTAAAGTTGCTGAAATTTCGTATAGCATCGTGCACCATACATAAGAACGGGAAGCGCTTCGGGTTTTTTAAGAATCCGCAGATATCCACTGTAACATTGTATAAGAAGGGCCGATATCCACTAAATTGTCGGAACGTGGTCAATATTGCCTAACAGGGTAAAACAGCACCGAGAAAGAAAGGATAATCTCTCGAAAGTTAAAGATTGGGAACTACTCAAATTTGCAGAACTAGCCCACACAAAAGGACGTACCTTAACGCTGATGATGGGCAGCTGTTTCGCTTGTACATGCATATTGAGGCCCACAATGCCACGACCCAGAACCTTGAGTTCACATTTCTTGAACTCGCAATAAGATTTCTCGTAGCACTTGCACTTGATATTTTTGTACTTGAAGAGACCGTCCGACCCGTGCAGGATCAGAATCATAGCAACAAATATCGACACTCGGATCGGAATGATTGGGACCCTCATTGTTGAGGCACAACTATGGAAATGGACATCACCATTATAATCGGAGCTTGACTATTTGctaaaaaaataacatttaatcATTTCGATTTCAATACCCAAAAATAGAATATTTAGTTACCTAAAATAAGTGGTTGAGCCAAAATCATTTATCATTTCGAAAAGACTTATGAAAATGGTCCGAATAGCAGAATGATCAGATATGTATAAAATGTGATGCATTTTTAAAGGCTATTTCCAGCTGTTAATacaaatttttcaattaataatctATCAAGCTCTAATCtacaaagaaaaatataatactCCCCATTTTACGTATGAGTAGTTTAGTAAATAGTTTATTTATCAGAGATCAGATATCAGATGATCAGATAATGACGGTACATTTTGAGCATAAGCACATAAATAAGTACCGACTAAACCTGAATATAtcacatatttattttcccgatgttaaatatttcaacaatAGTCTATAAACACACCTTCACACTTAGCCCGTATAACATGACCTATAGAGGATTAAAAggataaaattattttttgatCTTAGATCTCTCAACGATCGTATCCCAAGTTGACTTCGAAAAAGAACTCGACTTCGCCGCGCCAGATGCCTTCGGTAGCTATAACAATCAATAGCTTGTAGAATCCATTAGGAACAGGTAGTTTATTCAACATTTGGTCATTCAGCACCATTCTATTTATGATGATATCGTGCTGCACGGGGAATAAAGAATGAAATGTTGAATTAAACTGAGTGCAAACGATTCCCCAGTTACTTACATTGTAGGGGCAGCTGTGGTTAAAGTTGCTGAAGTTTCGTAAAGGATCGTGCAGTATGTTAAAGAACGGAAAGCGTTTCTTGTGCTTGAAGAAGTCACAGATATCCACGCTGATATTGTAAAAACTGGGCCGATAACCATTGAATCGTCGGAACGTAGTCacctgaaactgaaactcgAGGCCTGTCAACTTCTTCAATTCTCATGACCAACTTACATACGGGGACATACTTTTAATCTTTTCATGGGCAACTGTTTCCCGTGTAAATGCATATTGAGTGCAACAATGCCTCGACCAAGAATTTTGAGCTCGCATTTCGCGAACTCGCAATAAGATTTCTCGTAGCACTTGCACTTGAAATTTTTGAACTTAAAAAGACTATCCGAGCAGTCGAGGATCAGGATCATAGCAACAAATCTCAACACTTGGATCGGAATGCTTGGGACCCTCATTGTTGAGGCCCAATTCTGTAAATGGACGacgacatcatcatcataattttCATCATCGGAGCTTGAATTGTTTTTTTACCCTTCAACAGGGTCTAAAGGTCGAATGACGTTCACATTTGTTGATATATTCCTACATTTTTATACCAGACactcaaaaagagtataggggtatattagatatgttgggaaaatggatgtgtgtcaCGGCCAGAAGCtcttccgaccccataaaggatatatattcttgatcagcatcaatagccgagtcgattgagtcaTGTTTGTCTGTCCGTCAGACTGatcgcctagtgctcagagactataagagctagagcaacgaaattttgtatccagactcaaAGAAGAATTATGAATAGGTCCAAGTGACCGAATGATCTTCGAATATCGAGAGAATGTAAAATTCGCTGCCTGTTTTTTTGTCCAGAAGATAAATTCGATGCATCTTTTGAAGGGTATTTCCAGCtgttaatataaatttttcaaTCAATAATCTATCAATCTCtaatttacaaacaaaaatataatactcCCCATTTTACGTATGAGTGGTTTAGTAAATATGTAGTTTATTTATCAGAAAAGAACACTGTAAAGGCATCAGTGCCTCATTAAATTCTGATCAGATAATGATGATACATTTGGAGCACTAATATGACATCAATAGTTTTCCCAATGTTAAATAGTTCATAAGCACACCTTACACCTATCCAACATCAAGACCTCCTCTATCAAAAAGGATTTTCTTAATGATTTTGCCGTTTGTTGTTTGATATCTCATCGATCGTATCCCAAGTTGACTTCTACATACGCCTCAACTTCGCCGCGCCAAATTCCTTCGGTAGCTACAGCAACCAATAGCTTGTAGAATCCATTAGGAACAGGCATCCTGCTAATCATTTCATCGTTAAGCACCATTCGATCAATAATGATATCATCCTGCACGGGGGATTCAAAAATGAGCCTTAAAGTTAGTAATTTCATACGATTCCTCCACATACATTGTAGGGACAGCTGTGGTTAAAGTTGCTGAAATTTCGTATAGCATCGTGCACCATACTGAAGAACGGGAAGCGCTTCGGGTTTTTTAAGAATCCGCAGATATCCACTGTGACATTGTATAAGAAGGGCCGATATCCACTAAATTGTCGGAACATGGTCAATATTGCCTAACAGGGTAAAACAGCACCGAGAAAGAAAGGATAATCTCTCGAAAGTTCAAGATTGGGAACTACTCAAATTTGCAGAACTAGCCCACACACAAGGACGTACCTTAACGCTGGTGATGGGCAGCTGTTTCGCTTGTACATGCATATTGAGCCCCACAATGCCACGACCCAGAACCTTGAGTTCACATTTCTTGAACTCGCAATAAGATTTCTCGTAGCACTTGCACTTGATATTTTTGTACTTGAAGAGACCGTCCGACCCGTGCAGGATCAGAATCATAGCAACAAATGTCAACACTCGGATCGGAATGATTGGGACCCTCATTGTTGAGGCACAACTATGGAAATGGACATCACCATTATAATCGGAGCTTGACTATTTGCTAAAAAAGTAACATTTAATCATTTCGATTTCAATACCCAAAAATAGAATATTTAGTTATCAAAAATAAGTGGTTGAGCAaaaatcattttcatttatacccgatacccAAAAATATTATAGGGGTAtgttagatttgtggtgacaGTGGATGTGTGCAACATCCAGAAGGAAgagtttccgaccccatacaGTTTTAATATTCCTCATCAGCATCAATAACCGAGTCGATAAaccctgtctgtccgtcggtcACAGCGTTTCTCTTCGTTTTGCCTTTGTGCTTAATGGTGTACacatttataaattttttttaatacttcAGACAGAATCATCTAAAATGGTAAAATTAAAGTCCTATAAGAATATAAACCATTTAGATAATTAATTACATAATGTTTTGAAAGGGTATTCCATGTCTGTAATATCTGTAAATTCTATATCTGCCATTTAACGCCTGAGCAATTTAGTAAATAGTCCCAAATGCGCCCCAAACgcttttaaaattaatttgtatggAATATTTATTCGAAATCAATACTGGAAAGGCAGCTCATTATATATTGATCAGCAAATGACACATAGTCCATAAAAACACCTTACAACTGTCCTACATCAAGAGCCTTTTTATAAAAAAGGATTTTCTTAATGATATTGGTTTTCGTTCTTTGATCTCTCAACGATCGTATCCCAAGTTGACTTCGAAAAAGAACTCGATTTCGCCGCGCCAGATGCCTTCGGTAGCTATAACAATCAATAGCTTGTAGAATCCATTAGGTACAGGTAGTTTATTCAACATTTGGTCATTCAGCACCATTCTATTTATGATGATATCGTGCTGCACGGGGAATAAGGAATGAAATGTTGAAGTAAACTGAGTGCAAACGATTCCCCAGTTACTTACATTGTAGGGGCAGCTGTGGTTAAAGTTGCTGAAGTTTCGTAAAGGATCGTGCACTATGTTGAAGAACGGAAAGCGTTTCTTATGCCTGAAGAAGTCACAGATATCCACGCTGATATTGTAAAAACTGGGCCGATAACCATTGAATCGTCGGAACGTAGTCacctgaaactgaaactcgAGGCCTGTCAACTTCTTCAATTCTCATGACCAACTTACATACGGCGACATACTTTTACTCTTTTGATGGGAAACTGTTTCCCTTGTAAATGCACATTGAGTGCCACAATGCCTCGACCTAGAATTTTAAGCTCGCATTTCGCGAACTCGCAATAAGATTTCTCGAAGCAATTGCACTTGATATTTTTGAACTTAAAAAGACTATCCGAGCAGTCGAGGATCAGGATCATAGCAACAAATCTCAACACTTGGATCGGAATGCTTGGGACCCTCATCGTTGAGGCCCCAGTCTGGAAATGGACGACATCATCATTATAATCGGAGCTGAACTATTTTCTAATTTACCAGCCACTAATTTACGTACCACACTATTTACCTTTTAGCATTTCGATATCAATACGCTAGAAAACAAGAACGACGATgatgtcatcatcatcatcggagCTTGACTTGTTTCAACACCCTTAAAGAGGGTATTATTCATTCTGTCTAATGACGTTCACATTTGTAGATATATGTTTAAAATTTTACTACTAAAAAAGATAAATTAATTCTTGGGTTGTTAGTAAATAAACCGAAAAGACTTATGAAAATGGTCCAAATAGCAGAATTATCAGGTATAAAATGTGATGCATTTTTAAAGGCTATTTCCAGCTGTTAATACAAATTTTTCCATTAATAATCTATCAAGCTCTAATCtacaaagaaaaatataatactCCCCATTTTACGTATGAGTAGTTTAGTAAATAGTTTACTTATCAGAGATCAGATATCAGATGATCAGATAATGACGGTACATTTTGAGCATAAACACATAAATAAGTACCGACTATACCTGAATATAtcacatatttattttcccgatgttaaatatttcaacaatAGTCTATAAACACACCTTCACACTTAGCCCGTATAACATGACCTATAGAGGATTAAAAggataaaattattttttgttctttgatcTGTCAGTGATCGTATCCCAAGTTGATTTCGAAAAAGAACTCGACTTTGCCGCGCCAGATGCCTTCGGTAGCTATAACAATCAATAGCTTGTAGAATCCATTGGGTAAAGGTAGGTTATTCAACATTTGGTCATTCAGCACCATTCTATTTATGATGATATCGTGCTGCACGGGGAATAAGGAATGAAATGTTGAAGTAAACTGAGTGCAAACGATTCCCCAGTTACTTACATTGTAGGGGCAGCTGTGGTTAAAGTTGCTGAAGTTTCGTAAAGGATCGTGCAGTATTTTGAAGAACGGAAAGCGTTTCTTGTGCTTGAAGAAGTCACAGATATCCACGCTGATATTGTACATATTGGGCCGAAACCCATTAAATCGTTGGAACGTAGTCACCTGCGCCTGAAACTCGAAGCCTGTCAACTTCTTCAATTCGCATGACCAACCCATATACGGGGACATACCTTTACTCTGGTGATGGGCAACTGTTTTGCTTGTACATGCAGATTGAGTCCCACAATGCCTCGACCAAGAATTTTAAGCTCGCATTTCGCGAACTCGCAATAAGATTTCTCGTAGCACTTGCACTTGATATTTTTGAACTTAAAAAGACCATCCGAGCAGTCGAGGATCAGGATCATAGCAACAAATCTCAACACTTGGATCGGAATGCTTGGGACCCTCATTGTTGAGGCCCAATTCTGTGTATGGACGacgacatcatcatcattattgtCATCATCGGAGCTTAacttctttttatacccttgaACAGGGTCTAAAGGTCGAATGACGTTCACATTTGTTGATATATTCCTACTTTTTTATACCAGACAAtcaaaaagagtataggggtatattagatatgtggggaaaatggatgtgtCACGGCCAGAAGCtcttccgaccccataaagtaaatataatcttgatcagcatcactagccgagtcgattgagtcaTGTTTGTCAGACTGATCGTCAGACTGatcgcctagtgctcagagactataagagctagagcaacgaaattttgtatccagactcaaAGAAGAATTATGAATAAGTGACCGAATGATCTTCGAATATCGAGAGTATGTAAAATTCGCTGCCTGTTTTTTTGTCCAGAAGATAAATTCGATGCATCTTTTGAAGGGTATTTCCAGCTGttaatatacatttttcaatCAATAATCTATCAATCTCtaatttacaaacaaaaatataatactcCCCATTTTACGTATGAGTGGTTTAGTAAATATGTAGTTTATTTATCAGAAAAGAACACTGTAAAGGCATCAGTGCCTCATTAAATTCTGATCAGATAATGATAATACATTTGGAGCACTAATATGACATCATGAAATAGTTTTCCCAATGTTAAACGTTTCACCAATAGTTTATAGGCACACCTTACACCTATCCAACATCAAGACCTCCTCTATCAAAAAGGATTTTCTTAATGATTTTGCCGTTTGTTGTTTGATATCTCATCGATCGTATCCCAAGTTGACTTCTACATACGCCTCAACTTCGCCGCGCCAAATTCCTTCGGTAGCTACAGCAACCAATAGCTTGTAGAATCCATTAGGAACAGGCATCCTGCTAATCATTTCATCGTTAAGCACCATTCGATCAATAATGATATCATCCTGCACGGGGGATTCAAAAATGAGCCTTAAAGTTAGTAATTTCATACGATTCCTCCACATACATTGTAGGGACAGCTGTGGTTAAAGTTGCTGAAATTTCGTATAGCATCGTGCACCATACTGAAGAACGGGAAGCGCTTCGGGTTTTTTAAGAATCCGCAGATATCCACTGTAACATTGTATAAGAAGGGCCGATATCCACTAAATTGTCGGAACGTGGTCAATATTGCCTAACAGGGTAAAACAGCACCGAGAAAGAAAGGATAATCTCTCGAAAGTTCAAGATTGGGAACTACTCAAATTTGCAGAACTAGCCCACACACAAGGACGTACCTTAACGCTGGTGATGGGCAGCTGTTTCGCTTGTACATGCATATTGAGCCCCACAATGCCACGACCCAGAACCTTGAGTTCACATTTCTTGAACTCGCAATAAGATTTCTCGTAGCACTTGCACTTGATATTTTTGTACTTGAAGAGACCGTCCGACCCGTGCAATATCAGAATCAAAGCAACAAATGTCGACACTCGGATCGGAATGCTTGGGACCCTCATTGTTGAGGCACAACTATGGAAATGGACCTCATCATCATTATAATCGGAGCTGAACTATTTTCTAATTTACTAgctaattactaattacttATTTACTTAATagacattttcaattttagcATTTCGATATCAATACCAGATACCAATACTCGAAAACAAGTGATGGAGGAaaaatcatttattttaaaaaccGTATAGGGGTATGTTTGATTTTTGGTGACAGTGGATGAGTGTAAAACCCTGAAGGAACCCATATAGTATACACATTCTGGATCAGCAATAATttccgagtcgatatagccttGCTTCTCTGCCAGTCTGTCCGTCCATACGTGccgatgagcgcctagatctcagggACTATCCAGACTTCTATGATATCATACAGTAACAAGTCTATTTCGAAATGCCCGTTTCCATATaaaccatatctaccagattgccggaTCTGGATCATATCTGATGATTGTTATAGCCAAAATTAACAGAtcttattatttaattttgtaaGGTTCTGTAAGGAAATACCCAAAAGGGTATTTCAAGTCAACAATATCTATTTAATTCCATATCAGCCATTTACCGCTTGAGCAATTTAGTAATTAACCTcaaacccaaaaaaatactGGATAGGTATCAAAAGCTCATTGAATATTGATCAGAAAATTGTGCATATTGTACATTCCGAAATGTTTGATGTCACGAAAGATGAACAATGTTTCAACAATAGTCCTTAATCACACCAAACCACTTCATTCTCCTCCAACTGAAGTTCCCTATTGAAGGACATTAAAGACTTCCTGTATGCCACGCAGAGAACAAAACGCTATTGACAAACCATAAGCCCAACTACAATCGACTGCTAGGGGGTTTGGAGGGGGTTGCGTCGCCTCGCTGGAGACGTTGATGACCTTTGAGGGAGGaccagcaccagaaccaggaccaggaccgaGCCGAAAGGCCAGCCAGAGGAGCCCCGGCCAGCCCGTTTTAATTAGAGTGGCATGAAAGTATGCCCGAGGCTGAGGCTAGGAGCTGATTCGCTCTATGCGATTCTTATGCAAATGcttttaattacaaaactgTGAAACTGAATTACGCAACATTGCGTTATTTAAGTGAATTATTTTGAGGCAGGTTCGTGTGTTTAATTGCCCAACTCAACGCCTTTTTAATTGCCAGCACCGTTGAGCCTCGAAAAGAAATGGCCAGATGGACGACCGCCATAGCCATCGGGTTCACaaaatttttcgttttattttaaatttcgTTTTAAGTCGCctgtaaattgaattttacGTCGACTTGGCTGTTTCCAAAATCGATATTGATTG contains:
- the LOC6896909 gene encoding uncharacterized protein; its protein translation is MILILDCSDSLFKFKNFKCKCYEKSYCEFAKCELKILGRGIVGLNMHLQGKQFPIKRFQFQVTTFRRFNGYRPSFYNISVDVCDFFKHKKRFPFFNLMYDPLRNFSNFNHSCPYNHDIIIHRMVLNDQMLNKLPVPMGFYKLLIVIATEGIWRGEIEFFFEINLGYDR
- the LOC117183375 gene encoding uncharacterized protein, with protein sequence MRVPIIPIRVSIFVAMILILHGSDGLFKYKNIKCKCYEKSYCEFKKCELKVLGRGIVGLNMHVQAKQLPIISVKAILTTFRQFSGYRPFLYNVTVDICGFLKNPKRFPFLCMVHDAIRNFSNFNHSCPYNDDIIIDRMVLNDEMISRMPVPNGFYKLLVAVATEGIWRGEVEAYVEVNLGYDR
- the LOC6903758 gene encoding uncharacterized protein, coding for MILILDCSDSLFKFKNFKCKCYEKSYCEFAKCELKILGRGIVALNMHLHGKQLPMKRLKFQVTTFRRFNGYRPSFYNISVDICDFFKHKKRFPFFNILHDPLRNFSNFNHSCPYNHDIIINRMVLNDQMLNKLPVPNGFYKLLIVIATEGIWRGEVEFFFEVNLGYDR
- the LOC117183356 gene encoding uncharacterized protein — protein: MRVPIIPIRVLTFVAMILILHGSDGLFKYKNIKCKCYEKSYCEFKKCELKVLGRGIVGLNMHVQAKQLPITSVKAILTMFRQFSGYRPFLYNVTVDICGFLKNPKRFPFFSMVHDAIRNFSNFNHSCPYNDDIIIDRMVLNDEMISRMPVPNGFYKLLVAVATEGIWRGEVEAYVEVNLGYDR
- the LOC6896911 gene encoding uncharacterized protein, with product MILILDCSDSLFKFKNIKCNCFEKSYCEFAKCELKILGRGIVALNVHLQGKQFPIKRFQFQVTTFRRFNGYRPSFYNISVDICDFFRHKKRFPFFNIVHDPLRNFSNFNHSCPYNHDIIINRMVLNDQMLNKLPVPNGFYKLLIVIATEGIWRGEIEFFFEVNLGYDR
- the LOC117183397 gene encoding uncharacterized protein, with product MILILDCSDGLFKFKNIKCKCYEKSYCEFAKCELKILGRGIVGLNLHVQAKQLPITRFQAQVTTFQRFNGFRPNMYNISVDICDFFKHKKRFPFFKILHDPLRNFSNFNHSCPYNHDIIINRMVLNDQMLNNLPLPNGFYKLLIVIATEGIWRGKVEFFFEINLGYDH
- the LOC6896910 gene encoding uncharacterized protein, which codes for MRVPSIPIRVSTFVALILILHGSDGLFKYKNIKCKCYEKSYCEFKKCELKVLGRGIVGLNMHVQAKQLPITSVKAILTTFRQFSGYRPFLYNVTVDICGFLKNPKRFPFFSMVHDAIRNFSNFNHSCPYNDDIIIDRMVLNDEMISRMPVPNGFYKLLVAVATEGIWRGEVEAYVEVNLGYDR